A window of Castanea sativa cultivar Marrone di Chiusa Pesio chromosome 1, ASM4071231v1 contains these coding sequences:
- the LOC142622176 gene encoding uncharacterized protein LOC142622176, producing the protein MKTTYDAASSSSSSSPITVLEEKPSSALGRLRSKLSPRRKEDKRSLSPTGSNASKIYCSELQRVFDYFDDDGDGKISPSELQSCVRTVGGELSMDEAEAAVKTCDLNGDGQLDFEEFQKLMEAGGEEDKNEELKVAFGMYEMEGSGCITPASLKRMLGRLGESKSTEDCEVMIRMFDLNGDGVLSFDEFRTMMR; encoded by the coding sequence ATGAAGACCACATACGatgcagcttcttcttcttcttcctcttctccaATTACAGTATTGGAAGAAAAGCCCAGTTCAGCTTTAGGAAGATTACGTAGTAAATTGTCTCCAAGGAGAAAGGAGGATAAGCGTTCTCTTTCACCAACTGGTTCCAATGCAAGCAAGATCTACTGCAGCGAGCTTCAAAGGGTGTTTGACTACTTTGACGATGATGGAGATGGTAAAATATCTCCTTCTGAATTACAAAGCTGTGTGAGGACTGTAGGGGGCGAGCTGTCAATGGATGAGGCAGAAGCAGCCGTGAAAACGTGTGATTTGAATGGAGATGGGCAGCTGGATTTCGAGGAATTCCAGAAGCTAATGGAAGCAGGAGGAGAGGAAGACAAGAATGAGGAGCTGAAAGTGGCTTTTGGGATGTATGAGATGGAAGGGTCAGGTTGTATTACCCCCGCAAGCTTGAAGAGGATGCTGGGTCGACTTGGTGAGTCCAAGTCTACTGAGGATTGCGAAGTCATGATTCGAATGTTTGATCTCAATGGAGATGGCGTCCTGAGCTTTGATGAGTTCCGAACTATGATGCGCTAG